The Portunus trituberculatus isolate SZX2019 chromosome 19, ASM1759143v1, whole genome shotgun sequence genome contains a region encoding:
- the LOC123506336 gene encoding ribosomal protein S6 kinase beta-1-like isoform X2 gives MAAPGLFDLELQEEDAIECDQSDDDAIEVEESQYEQGPDMNAILQAEGIETLQLSDSTVNPGREKVRPSDFQLLKVLGKGGYGKVFQVRKMTGGRGGGKIFAMKVLKKATIVRNQKDTAHTKAERNILEAVKHPFIVDLVYAFQTGGKLYLILEYLSGGELFMHLEREGIFMEDTACFYISEIILALEHLHSEGIIYRDLKPENILLDSFGHVKLTDFGLCKEKIQDDSVTHTFCGTIEYMAPEILTRTGHGKAVDWWSLGALMYDMLTGAPPFTAENRKKTIEKILKGKLNLPPYLTPDARDLIRKLLKRQVSQRLGSGPDDGEPIKRHLFFKHINWDEVINRKLDPPFKPVLSGEDDVSQFDSKFTKQTPVDSPDDHMLSESANMVFEGFSYVAPSLLEEMALTPYRHEDITEMSLA, from the exons ATGGCGGCACCGGGCTTATTTGATCTGGagttgcaggaggaggacgcCATCGAGTGTGACCAGTCCGATGACGACGCgattgaggtggaggag AGCCAGTATGAACAAGGCCCAGATATGAATGCAATTCTCCA GGCGGAAGGAATTGAGACTCTACAGTTGTCTGACAGCACAGTTAATCCCGGCAGAGAGAAGGTCCGCCCCTCAGATTTCCAGTTGTTGAAGGTTCTTGGCAAAGGTGGCTATGGCAAAGTCTTTCAG gTTAGAAAAATGACaggtggtagaggaggtggcAAGATCTTTGCCATGAAGGTCTTGAAAAAGGCCACTATAGTACGTAACCAGAAAGACACGGCGCACACAAAGGCtgagagaaacattcttgaagcTGTCAAG CATCCCTTCATTGTGGATCTAGTGTACGCCTTTCAAACGGGTGGCAAGCTGTACCTCATCTTGGAGTACCTGTCAGGTGGAGAGCTTTTTATGCAcctggagagagaagggatattCATGGAGGACACAGCTTG TTTTTACATTTCTGAGATCATACTGGCTCTGGAACATCTCCACTCCGAGGGCATCATCTACAGAGACTTGAAGCCAGAAAATATACTGCTGGACTCCTTTGGCCATGTGAAACTTACAGACTTTGGATTATGCAAAGAAAAGATTCAG GATGACTCAGTGACTCACACTTTCTGTGGAACTATTGAGTACATGGCGCCGGAGATCCTCACTCGTACCGGCCACGGGAAAGCAGTGGACTGGTGGTCTCTTGGAGCACTCATGTATGATATGTTGACGGGTGCG CCACCCTTTACAGCAGAAAATCGAAAGAAGACAATTGAGAAGATTCTTAAGGGGAAGCTGAATCTGCCACCTTACTTGACACCTGATGCACGAGACCTCATACGTAAACTGCTTAAG CGTCAGGTTAGCCAGCGATTGGGCAGTGGACCAGACGACGGCGAGCCCATCAAAAGACATCTTTTCTTCAAGCACATTAACTGGGATGAAGTTATCAACCGGAAGTTGGATCCTCCATTTAAACCAGTACTA AGCGGTGAAGATGATGTGAGCCAGTTTGACAGCAAATTCACCAAACAGACACCAGTTGATTCCCCTGATGACCACATGCTCAGTGAGAGTGCCAACATGGTCTTTGAG GGATTCTCATATGTGGCTCCATCACTGTTAGAGGAAATGGCGCTGACTCCCTACAGACATGAGGATATAACAGAAATGAGTTTAGCTTAA
- the LOC123506336 gene encoding ribosomal protein S6 kinase beta-1-like isoform X1, which yields MAAPGLFDLELQEEDAIECDQSDDDAIEVEESQYEQGPDMNAILQAEGIETLQLSDSTVNPGREKVRPSDFQLLKVLGKGGYGKVFQVRKMTGGRGGGKIFAMKVLKKATIVRNQKDTAHTKAERNILEAVKHPFIVDLVYAFQTGGKLYLILEYLSGGELFMHLEREGIFMEDTACFYISEIILALEHLHSEGIIYRDLKPENILLDSFGHVKLTDFGLCKEKIQDDSVTHTFCGTIEYMAPEILTRTGHGKAVDWWSLGALMYDMLTGAPPFTAENRKKTIEKILKGKLNLPPYLTPDARDLIRKLLKRQVSQRLGSGPDDGEPIKRHLFFKHINWDEVINRKLDPPFKPVLSGEDDVSQFDSKFTKQTPVDSPDDHMLSESANMVFEGFTYVAPSVLEEMARPSVVKARSPRKPFTPNSGGPFSPRSIQNPFNFTNGADSSSSIPHYEQMDTSNSTPMSNNQQQPSHSHHQQDRRLHQQQQQQQQQQQPMWNWKH from the exons ATGGCGGCACCGGGCTTATTTGATCTGGagttgcaggaggaggacgcCATCGAGTGTGACCAGTCCGATGACGACGCgattgaggtggaggag AGCCAGTATGAACAAGGCCCAGATATGAATGCAATTCTCCA GGCGGAAGGAATTGAGACTCTACAGTTGTCTGACAGCACAGTTAATCCCGGCAGAGAGAAGGTCCGCCCCTCAGATTTCCAGTTGTTGAAGGTTCTTGGCAAAGGTGGCTATGGCAAAGTCTTTCAG gTTAGAAAAATGACaggtggtagaggaggtggcAAGATCTTTGCCATGAAGGTCTTGAAAAAGGCCACTATAGTACGTAACCAGAAAGACACGGCGCACACAAAGGCtgagagaaacattcttgaagcTGTCAAG CATCCCTTCATTGTGGATCTAGTGTACGCCTTTCAAACGGGTGGCAAGCTGTACCTCATCTTGGAGTACCTGTCAGGTGGAGAGCTTTTTATGCAcctggagagagaagggatattCATGGAGGACACAGCTTG TTTTTACATTTCTGAGATCATACTGGCTCTGGAACATCTCCACTCCGAGGGCATCATCTACAGAGACTTGAAGCCAGAAAATATACTGCTGGACTCCTTTGGCCATGTGAAACTTACAGACTTTGGATTATGCAAAGAAAAGATTCAG GATGACTCAGTGACTCACACTTTCTGTGGAACTATTGAGTACATGGCGCCGGAGATCCTCACTCGTACCGGCCACGGGAAAGCAGTGGACTGGTGGTCTCTTGGAGCACTCATGTATGATATGTTGACGGGTGCG CCACCCTTTACAGCAGAAAATCGAAAGAAGACAATTGAGAAGATTCTTAAGGGGAAGCTGAATCTGCCACCTTACTTGACACCTGATGCACGAGACCTCATACGTAAACTGCTTAAG CGTCAGGTTAGCCAGCGATTGGGCAGTGGACCAGACGACGGCGAGCCCATCAAAAGACATCTTTTCTTCAAGCACATTAACTGGGATGAAGTTATCAACCGGAAGTTGGATCCTCCATTTAAACCAGTACTA AGCGGTGAAGATGATGTGAGCCAGTTTGACAGCAAATTCACCAAACAGACACCAGTTGATTCCCCTGATGACCACATGCTCAGTGAGAGTGCCAACATGGTCTTTGAG GGTTTCACATATGTGGCACCATCAGTGTTAGAGGAAATGGCTCGGCCAAGTGTGGTGAAAGCACGCTCTCCACGCAAGCCATTCACTCCTAATTCCGGGGGACCTTTCTCCCCAAGATCCATCCAGAACCCTTTCAACTTCACTAATGGTGCTGATAGCTCTTCTTCAATCCCACATTATGAGCAAATGGATACCAGCAACTCCACTCCTATGTCAAATAATCAGCAGCAGCCCTCACATAGCCACCACCAGCAAGACCGGAGGCTacatcagcaacagcagcagcaacagcagcaacaacaacccaTGTGGAATTGGAAGCATTAA